Proteins from one Sphingomonas sp. HF-S4 genomic window:
- a CDS encoding winged helix DNA-binding protein yields the protein MPVTAAIPRRLAPVPPATRVRQIIRLRRLRERYFGDDLFADPAWDMMLDLMVAQLEGKRVTVTSVCAAAAVPTATALRRLKMLTTRGIVERTSDPGNRRRTYLSLSEDTQRTMIRLLEGLDGRAAAAPTRGAFEAKDDRH from the coding sequence ATGCCGGTGACCGCGGCAATTCCTCGCAGGCTTGCCCCGGTTCCGCCCGCCACGCGCGTTCGCCAGATCATCCGCCTGCGTCGCCTGCGAGAACGCTATTTCGGCGACGACCTGTTCGCCGATCCGGCCTGGGACATGATGCTCGACCTGATGGTCGCGCAACTCGAGGGCAAGCGAGTCACCGTCACCAGCGTATGCGCCGCCGCGGCGGTGCCCACCGCGACGGCGCTGCGCCGGCTCAAGATGCTGACCACTAGGGGGATCGTCGAGCGCACCTCTGATCCGGGTAACCGGCGGCGAACCTATCTCAGCCTCTCTGAGGATACCCAGCGCACGATGATCCGGCTGCTCGAAGGCCTGGACGGGCGCGCTGCCGCAGCACCTACTCGTGGAGCTTTTGAGGCGAAGGACGATCGGCATTAG
- a CDS encoding TonB-dependent receptor — protein sequence MRAAVLLCALSCPSIASAQQGMVLRVTGADDLPIDAAEILLVAPVPGEAPIALLSDGDGRASIDQALIERWGTVNARISAIGYRDASVRIDPASPRDQVVRLEPVREEGSIVVIARRVSRPFSPHMLSLLDIVTDARANADPVLAANDLPSSTNAAPNATLNLRATRASISRLYLGDIPVFEFVRGGSLDSTTQGGSIFNLANTKDVEVYPGNPPAYLAGSTGGALRALPPSAASAGGNLSVNSAAIGLTNSFVSPDGGSFATLSGLYSDFEPQLSVNPSLSDLVSRLHLRSAALVGRATVGPSSALSVFAQAESEEGRYPDTVLSSTEAFVQAARRLRLLASYAAGVGPAALTLNAAYTWTRTRQAFAGWSSVSSNRYFFTSLDLAADALDGKLTVRAGIDRDHVHQASAQAVAGSRIPIADNAPPRSRNRNGDVSGYAFASYRLGPAALVSLGGRHILSSSLGGGYALQASGTVSSADRRHKLIVSLGHYAGVEMPQFAYFGGLARSVSRQAEANYSFTVPRLRLGLSAYHSDETSDATRSALREGRFYVFGDSLTGIGRRTVTTGVEAYANASPIDRLETKLSFARVHQRLHLAGERVTGSNDFGYIARASARYQAGVWGLNLAATARDHAPFTRVRSIETGPDGEAVPLVDPVNAARLPRYFSLDASAARPIALSRNLRPLGFVSVSDLLDRRNAASQILTADGSTRYRRFAGRVVTFGLSLNF from the coding sequence ATGCGCGCAGCGGTCCTGCTCTGCGCGCTCTCCTGCCCGAGCATCGCGTCGGCGCAGCAGGGCATGGTGCTGCGCGTGACCGGCGCGGACGACCTGCCGATCGACGCTGCCGAGATACTTCTCGTCGCGCCTGTCCCCGGTGAAGCGCCGATCGCGCTCCTTTCGGACGGTGACGGCCGCGCCTCGATCGACCAGGCGCTGATCGAGCGTTGGGGGACGGTGAATGCGCGCATCTCGGCGATCGGCTATCGCGATGCGAGCGTCCGCATCGACCCCGCTAGCCCGCGCGACCAGGTGGTTCGCCTCGAGCCTGTGCGCGAAGAGGGCAGCATCGTCGTGATCGCGCGCCGCGTGTCGCGGCCGTTCAGCCCGCACATGCTTTCGCTGCTCGACATCGTGACCGATGCTCGCGCCAATGCCGATCCGGTGCTCGCCGCCAACGACTTGCCGTCGAGCACCAATGCGGCGCCCAACGCGACGCTCAACCTGCGCGCGACGCGCGCGTCGATCAGCCGGCTCTACCTTGGCGACATCCCGGTGTTCGAGTTCGTGCGCGGCGGCAGCCTGGACAGCACGACGCAGGGCGGTTCGATCTTCAACCTCGCCAACACTAAGGATGTAGAGGTCTATCCCGGCAATCCGCCCGCCTATCTGGCCGGCTCGACCGGCGGTGCGCTGCGGGCGCTACCGCCCAGCGCGGCGAGCGCCGGCGGCAATCTGTCGGTCAACAGCGCAGCGATCGGGCTGACCAACAGCTTCGTCTCGCCGGACGGTGGCTCGTTCGCCACGCTGTCCGGGCTCTATTCCGATTTCGAGCCGCAGCTTTCGGTCAATCCCAGCCTTTCCGACCTCGTCTCGCGGTTGCATCTGCGCAGCGCCGCGCTGGTTGGCCGGGCGACGGTGGGCCCGTCCTCCGCGCTCAGCGTCTTCGCCCAGGCGGAGAGCGAAGAGGGGCGCTATCCCGACACCGTGCTGAGCTCGACCGAGGCATTCGTCCAGGCCGCGCGTCGCCTTCGCCTGCTCGCCTCCTATGCCGCAGGCGTAGGACCCGCCGCGCTGACGCTCAACGCCGCGTACACCTGGACGCGGACGCGGCAGGCCTTTGCCGGCTGGTCGTCGGTGAGCAGCAATCGCTATTTCTTCACTTCGCTCGATCTTGCCGCCGACGCGCTCGACGGCAAACTGACCGTGCGCGCCGGCATCGACCGCGATCACGTCCACCAGGCGAGCGCGCAGGCCGTCGCCGGCTCGCGCATCCCGATCGCGGACAATGCTCCGCCGCGTTCGCGCAACCGCAATGGCGACGTGTCCGGTTACGCCTTCGCCTCCTATCGGCTGGGCCCGGCGGCCTTGGTCAGCCTCGGCGGGCGACACATCCTGTCGAGCAGTCTTGGCGGCGGGTACGCGCTCCAGGCAAGCGGGACGGTGTCGAGTGCCGATCGCCGACACAAGCTGATCGTGTCGCTGGGGCACTATGCCGGCGTAGAGATGCCGCAATTCGCCTATTTCGGCGGGCTCGCGCGGTCGGTCAGCCGGCAGGCCGAGGCGAATTACAGCTTCACCGTCCCGCGGCTGCGCCTGGGGCTGTCGGCCTATCATAGCGACGAGACGAGCGACGCCACCCGCTCGGCGCTGCGCGAGGGGCGGTTCTATGTCTTCGGGGACAGCCTGACCGGCATCGGCAGGCGCACCGTGACCACCGGAGTCGAGGCCTATGCCAACGCCTCTCCGATCGACCGGCTGGAGACCAAGCTGTCGTTCGCGCGGGTGCACCAGCGGCTGCACCTGGCAGGGGAGCGCGTCACCGGGAGCAACGATTTCGGCTATATCGCCCGCGCTTCGGCGCGCTACCAGGCGGGCGTCTGGGGACTGAACCTTGCCGCCACCGCGCGCGACCACGCACCGTTCACGCGCGTGCGATCGATCGAGACTGGGCCCGACGGCGAGGCGGTACCGCTGGTCGACCCGGTGAATGCGGCGCGGCTGCCGCGCTATTTCAGCCTCGATGCGAGCGCCGCCCGGCCGATCGCGCTGTCTCGCAACCTGCGCCCGCTGGGCTTCGTGTCGGTGAGCGACCTGCTCGACCGCCGCAACGCCGCCTCGCAGATCCTCACCGCGGATGGCTCCACCCGCTACCGGCGCTTTGCCGGACGCGTCGTCACTTTCGGCCTCTCGCTCAATTTCTAG
- a CDS encoding ABC transporter permease, which yields MQSAALITGRALKFSIQSPFYLIFSLAQPLIWLLLFGSLFAPAMASLSGEQGTGYIAYIAPGIAVMSAAMGASFAGIQVLSDLQRGAMNRLFFSPASDIAIVCAPLLHAGIVSGVQAAVLITVGLVAGGTGVSLPAIAATTVIGFLLGVGFSGLSVAVALHFRQIQAIIGTMNFLTLPLTFLSSVLISHATMPGWMAIVAYANPIDWGASLARFANGSPLSELALARNSVFLFLFALAACALSVFTLRRYRQSF from the coding sequence CGGTCGAGCGCTCAAATTCTCGATCCAGTCACCCTTCTACCTGATCTTCTCGCTGGCCCAGCCGCTGATCTGGCTGCTGCTGTTCGGCAGCCTGTTCGCGCCGGCGATGGCGAGCCTCTCCGGCGAGCAGGGCACCGGCTATATCGCCTATATCGCGCCGGGGATCGCAGTGATGTCCGCCGCGATGGGCGCCAGCTTCGCAGGCATTCAGGTCCTGTCCGATCTCCAGCGCGGGGCGATGAACCGATTGTTCTTCTCCCCTGCCTCGGACATCGCGATCGTGTGCGCGCCGCTGCTGCACGCGGGCATCGTTTCGGGCGTGCAGGCGGCGGTGCTCATCACGGTCGGGCTCGTCGCCGGCGGCACGGGGGTATCGCTGCCTGCCATCGCCGCGACGACGGTGATCGGCTTTCTGCTCGGCGTCGGCTTTTCCGGGCTGTCGGTGGCGGTCGCGCTGCATTTCCGCCAGATCCAGGCGATCATCGGGACGATGAACTTCCTTACCTTGCCGCTGACCTTCCTGTCGAGCGTGCTGATTTCGCACGCGACGATGCCCGGCTGGATGGCGATCGTCGCCTATGCCAATCCTATCGACTGGGGCGCCTCGCTCGCCCGCTTCGCCAATGGCAGTCCGCTCTCCGAACTGGCGCTGGCCCGCAACAGCGTGTTCCTGTTCCTGTTCGCGCTCGCGGCCTGCGCGCTCAGCGTGTTCACGCTGCGCCGCTATCGCCAATCCTTCTAG